From the Methanobacterium spitsbergense genome, one window contains:
- a CDS encoding threonine/serine ThrE exporter family protein, giving the protein MENNDLKVNETSSNGLMEFLTELGKALTASGISVVDITSILEKIAQAYNEKAEILVFPTMLLLKIGEQESAPLNAAIQKPGLLPLNQVSEIYDLIYKAEAGKISPIEGKKCLRKILSEKHKFGPLGILFGYILFSMGIGMLLQPTPEQLVVSGVLGAIVGILLIFSRGRNRFLLILPVVAALIVTSLSIWGVKSGLVTGSVAMLLPALAYFLPGATLTTGMFELAYGEIISGASRVIYGTAILFLILFGVLVGIQITGISQQNFLVTNPLNALGWWAPYLGVFIFAMGMYLFMSIKNKDLPWVILILYIAFFGQQAGNYLVGGVFGAFSGSLLMTISGTIIERLDHKTPSIVSIMPAFWILVPGALGFMSLATLVSQNYFTAITDGIMVAMTIVAISLGLLIGAVITEPLKEMEII; this is encoded by the coding sequence ATGGAAAATAATGATCTTAAAGTAAATGAAACTTCATCAAATGGTTTAATGGAATTTCTAACCGAATTAGGTAAGGCTTTGACAGCTTCAGGAATTTCTGTGGTGGATATTACATCAATTCTAGAAAAAATTGCACAGGCATATAATGAAAAAGCTGAAATCCTTGTGTTTCCCACCATGCTACTTCTGAAAATTGGTGAACAGGAATCAGCACCATTAAATGCTGCTATTCAAAAACCTGGACTTTTACCATTAAATCAGGTTTCAGAAATTTACGACTTGATATACAAGGCAGAAGCAGGTAAAATTTCTCCAATTGAAGGTAAAAAATGTTTAAGAAAAATACTTTCTGAAAAACATAAATTTGGACCTTTAGGTATACTATTTGGATATATTTTATTTTCAATGGGCATTGGAATGCTACTCCAACCCACACCAGAACAATTAGTAGTTTCAGGAGTTCTTGGAGCAATAGTAGGAATTTTATTAATATTTAGTCGTGGCCGAAATAGATTTTTACTTATACTCCCTGTTGTTGCAGCTCTGATTGTTACTTCCCTCTCTATTTGGGGTGTTAAATCAGGATTGGTTACAGGTTCTGTTGCAATGCTATTGCCTGCACTAGCCTATTTCCTTCCAGGTGCTACTCTAACAACAGGAATGTTCGAACTGGCTTATGGTGAGATTATATCCGGTGCAAGCAGAGTAATATACGGAACTGCAATACTATTTCTGATACTTTTTGGAGTACTTGTTGGTATACAAATTACAGGAATTTCCCAACAAAATTTTTTGGTAACCAACCCCCTAAATGCATTAGGATGGTGGGCACCATATTTAGGAGTTTTTATATTTGCAATGGGAATGTATCTTTTCATGTCAATAAAAAATAAAGACTTGCCTTGGGTCATACTAATATTGTACATAGCATTTTTTGGCCAACAAGCTGGAAATTACCTTGTAGGTGGTGTATTTGGAGCTTTTTCAGGATCGCTTTTAATGACAATTAGTGGAACTATAATTGAAAGACTGGATCATAAAACACCAAGTATTGTTTCTATAATGCCAGCATTCTGGATACTTGTACCTGGTGCACTGGGATTTATGAGCCTAGCAACTTTAGTTAGTCAAAATTATTTCACAGCCATAACAGATGGGATAATGGTCGCAATGACCATCGTGGCTATTTCACTTGGGCTTTTGATAGGTGCTGTTATAACAGAACCATTGAAAGAAATGGAAATAATATAA
- a CDS encoding TMEM175 family protein, with amino-acid sequence MENYNVPMTTKRIETLVDGIFAIAMTLLVLSLNVPQLIYPATDIAVIHSLSAMLQQFFIYFMSFILLALFWRINHTQFYFIKKANQTILWINIIWLSLIALVPFSTNLVGSYGYLKVPIIFFDLNLFFIGVLFSLNWYYADKKNFLDKNADKKMIKSRKKANLALPSLALIAIGLSFISPEWSSLVYFALFFINSHKFFN; translated from the coding sequence ATGGAAAATTATAATGTTCCAATGACCACCAAACGTATTGAAACTTTGGTAGATGGTATATTTGCCATTGCAATGACATTATTAGTTTTAAGTCTTAATGTACCACAATTAATTTATCCTGCCACAGATATTGCTGTAATACATAGTCTTTCTGCAATGCTTCAACAATTTTTTATTTATTTCATGAGTTTTATCTTATTAGCATTATTCTGGAGAATAAATCACACACAGTTTTATTTTATAAAAAAAGCTAATCAAACCATTTTATGGATAAATATCATATGGTTAAGTTTAATTGCATTGGTGCCATTTTCAACAAACTTGGTGGGTAGTTACGGCTATCTAAAAGTTCCAATAATATTTTTTGATTTAAATTTATTTTTTATCGGTGTTTTATTTAGTTTGAACTGGTATTATGCCGATAAAAAAAATTTCCTTGATAAGAATGCTGATAAAAAGATGATTAAATCTCGCAAAAAAGCCAATTTAGCTCTCCCATCATTGGCATTGATTGCAATTGGTTTGTCATTTATAAGTCCTGAATGGAGTTCTTTGGTATATTTTGCACTTTTTTTCATAAATAGCCACAAATTTTTCAATTGA
- a CDS encoding archaeosine biosynthesis radical SAM protein RaSEA, with protein MEIQNLMQEIRENALDKMEKRSPKDLAACWSGEDILYSGKGNAIFIVLPTQGCAWALSGSGGCTMCSYVADSPLENVDADELIDIFKNSIGRQEIKEKTVVKIFVSGSFLNPDEVPIKARNEILKFLKNEEYVEEVVVESRPEFITAEVLKECCESLGNKIFEIGIGLETSIDYTREEKINKGFSREDFEWAVKTIRTTTLDCNVKAKAYLFVKPILTSEKIAIEEAVKSAEYAESVGVSRISFCPATIHKDTLMELLWKGGSYQPPWIWSIMEIIKQVRTSLNIPIIMDTAGFGSRRGPYNCKKCNSRLKSMIIESNLNQSIPEDFECECKDKWRTEIEFCDITRSTTNLVRKK; from the coding sequence ATGGAAATTCAAAATTTAATGCAAGAAATCAGAGAAAATGCTCTTGATAAAATGGAGAAAAGATCCCCTAAGGATCTTGCTGCATGCTGGTCCGGGGAAGACATTCTGTACTCTGGAAAGGGTAACGCTATTTTTATAGTTCTACCCACCCAAGGATGTGCATGGGCACTTTCAGGATCTGGAGGCTGTACAATGTGCAGTTACGTTGCAGATTCTCCTCTTGAAAATGTAGATGCTGATGAATTGATAGACATATTTAAAAATTCAATTGGACGACAAGAGATAAAGGAAAAAACAGTAGTGAAAATATTCGTTTCCGGAAGTTTCCTTAATCCTGATGAAGTACCAATAAAGGCCAGAAATGAAATTTTAAAATTTCTTAAAAATGAGGAATATGTTGAAGAGGTAGTTGTTGAATCTAGACCAGAATTTATCACTGCAGAAGTACTAAAAGAATGTTGTGAATCTCTTGGAAATAAGATATTTGAGATTGGTATTGGTCTTGAAACATCCATTGATTATACCAGGGAAGAAAAGATCAACAAAGGTTTCTCTAGGGAAGATTTTGAATGGGCTGTTAAAACTATTAGAACAACAACTTTAGATTGTAATGTAAAAGCCAAGGCATATCTCTTTGTTAAACCCATATTAACATCAGAAAAAATTGCAATAGAAGAAGCAGTTAAATCCGCAGAATATGCAGAATCTGTTGGTGTAAGTAGGATATCATTTTGCCCAGCAACTATCCACAAAGATACTTTAATGGAACTTTTATGGAAGGGCGGATCCTACCAGCCACCGTGGATATGGAGTATAATGGAAATCATAAAACAAGTCAGGACATCCTTAAATATTCCCATAATTATGGATACTGCAGGTTTTGGAAGTAGAAGAGGCCCGTATAATTGTAAAAAATGCAATTCACGTTTAAAAAGTATGATCATTGAATCGAATCTCAATCAGAGTATTCCTGAAGATTTTGAATGTGAATGTAAGGATAAATGGCGAACTGAGATTGAATTTTGTGATATTACAAGATCAACCACCAATTTGGTTCGTAAAAAATAA